TGGCGTTGATGTTCATACCAGCGCCAACGCTTGCAAATATAACAACATCTCCCTTTTTTACTTCATGTTGGTCCAGTTCCCCTTTTCGCACCAAATCAAAGAGTGTGGGAATTGTTGCTACAGAACTATTGCCCAGTTTATGGATACTCATGGGCATAATGTCTTTTGGAGCTCTCTTACCATATATTCTATAAAACCGTTTTATAATGGCTTCGTCCATTTTTTCATTAGCCTGGTGGATAAAGACCTTTTTGATTTCGTCAACGGACACTCCGCTTTCATCCAAGCAAGTTGCCATAGCTTTTGGGACATGGGTACAGGCGAACTCATAAATTTTTCGCCCGTGCATTTTTATATATCTCGTATCAGAGCACCCTTCACTGGCATATGTTTTATCGAAAAACAGATAATATGCTTCCTCATTGGCGTATGTAGCCGAGGTATGGCCCAAAATTTCACCGGACGTCGAATCACCTTCTATGACAGTAGCGCCAGCGCCATCAGAAAAAATCATACTATCACGGTCGTACTCATCTATTACTCTGGAAAGCGTTTCGCCACCGATAACAAGGCATTTTTTTGCCAAACCACTTTTGATAAATGCATTGGCTTGTATGACTCCTTCAATCCAGCCAGGGCAACCGAAAATCATATCGTAAGCAACACATTTAGGATTTTTAATTTTTAGTAGGTGCTTTACTCTAGTGGCCAAGCTTGGCAATGTATCCCCTTGAATTTTTCCAGGTGTCAAATCACCAAAATTGTGGGCAAAAATGATATAGTCCAGCGATTCTTTCTCTATTCCCGCATCTTCAATAGCTTTTTCTGCTGCCAAATACCCTAAATCCGAAGTTTTTAGCTCAGCTTGCGCATAACGCCGTTCTGCAATTCCTGTGATGGATTTAAATTTTTCAATGATGACAGGGTTGTTATCTCCAAAAGTTGCTCCATCACTTCCTAGAAATTCATGGTCTAAAAAGTCTTCATTTTTTGTGATAACAGATGGAATATAACTTCCGGTGCCGGTGATGCCAATTTTCATGTCGAGGTTTTAAACGTAAAGTTAATCACAGTAGACAAGTTTATTATGCATGCATAATAATGCTTACGATGTTCAAGCGTAATTCTTTTAAACGGTAAAACATAAAAGCTCTCGATTCTCCAATAAAATCAGGAATTTTTATAGGTTTTATAGTGGTTGGGCTATGCTTCGGCATATGCCTCAATAGGCGTGCAAGTACAGATTAAATTACGATCCCCAAACGCTTCATCGGTCCTTCTAATTGTGGGCCAAAACTTATTTTCGTGAACATAAGTCAATGGAAAAGCCGCTTTTTGTCTACTATAAGGATAATCCCAATTATCGTTAGTTACCATTTCTAAGGTGTGCGGTGCATTTTTAAGCACATTGTTATAATCTTCCGTACTTACCTCATCAATCTCTTCTCGAATTGCTATCATTGCATCGCAAAATCTATCCAATTCAGAAAGACTCTCACTTTCCGTAGGTTCTATCATCATGGTTCCTGCAACGGGGAAGGATACCGTAGGAGCATGAAAACCGTAGTCCATAAGACGCTTAGCGATATCTGTTACTTCTACACCGTTTACTTTAAAGGGCCTACAATCTATAATCATCTCATGGGCAGCTCTTCCTTTTTCCCCTGCGTATAAAACATCAAACTTGCCTTTGAGCTTTTCTTTGATATAGTTGGCGTTTAGAATTGCAATTTCTGTGGACTCTGTGAGTCCTTTTGTTCCAAGCATTTTAATGTACCCGTACGAGATTAAACAGGCCAGTGCGCTACCCCAAGGTGCTGCGGATATTGCTGTTATTGCTTGGTCTCCTCCAGTTTCAATCACAGGGTTTGTGGGAAGAAAAGGTTTTAATTGTTCGGCTACGCATATTGGTCCTACACCGGGCCCGCCTCCGCCATGCGGTATTGCAAAGGTTTTGTGTAGATTTAAATGACATACATCGGCACCGATAACGGCTGGATTGGTAAGGCCGACCTGTGCGTTCATATTGGCACCGTCCATATACACTTGACCGCCGTTTTGATGGATTAGGTTGGTTATATGAATGATTGAAGATTCAAATACACCATGTGTAGACGGATATGTCACCATCAAAGCAGCAAGATTTTCAGCATGCGATTGTACTTTTTCTTCTAAATCGGCAACATCTATATTTCCTTTTTTATCTGTTTTTGTAACGACCACCTTCATGCCCGCCATTACGGCCGATGCAGGGTTGGTTCCATGGGCAGAGGCAGGAATGATACAAATGTTTCGGTGTCCTTCTCCACGGGATTCATGATATGCCCTAATCGTCATCAATCCAGCGTATTCGCCCTGGGCTCCCGAGTTTGGTTGTAATGATGTAGCTGCAAATCCTGTGATAATATTCAATTGCTTTTCAAGTTCATTTAGAACTACTTGATATCCTTCCGCCTGATCAAGCGGTACAAAAGGATGGATATTACCCCAATTTGCCCAGCTCAACGGAAGCATTTCCGATGCTGCATTGAGTTTCATGGTACAGCTGCCCAAAGAAATCATGGAATGGTTCAATGCCAAATCTTTTCGTTCCAATTTTTTGATGTAACGCATCAATTCTGTTTCGGAATGATAGGAGTTAAAGACTTTGTGCTCCAAAAATGGAGCTTTTCTTTGCAAAGAACTTGGAATTGCGTCCGTAATATCAGCAGAAGAATTTTCCTGTTCCGTATTTTCAGATTCAGCAAAACAGGAAATTAAAAGTTCAAGGTCATTTTGGGAAACAGCTTCATTCAGAGAAATGGAAACTGTTTCAGCATCGATATAGTTGAGATTTATACTATTCTCTTCAGTAATAGTCTTCAGTTTTTTTGAATCCGAAACTTTTATTTTGATAGTATCAAAAAAAGCAGTGTTTGTTTGTTGTAATCCCAATGCCTCGAGTTCTTTGGAAAGAAGTTTTGTTGTATTGTGTACTTTGTTGGCGATGAATTTTAGTCCATCCGGTCCATGGTAAACTGCGTACATTCCCGCCATCACGGCCAATAAGACCTGAGCGGTGCAAATATTGGAAGTCGCCTTATCTCTTTTAATGTGCTGCTCCCTGGTCTGTAATGCCATTCGCAGGGCACGGTTTCCATCGGTATCTTTTGTAACGCCTATAATTCTTCCAGGAATACTTCTTTTGTAAGCTTCTTTAGTAGCGAAGAACGCTGCATGTGGTCCACCATATCCTAAAGGAATTCCAAAGCGTTGCGTAGTGCCTACCACAACGTCCACGCCCCACTCACCAGGAGGCGTCAATAAAACCAAGCTGAGAATATCTGCGGCAACGGCAACTTTAATATCATTTACTTTTGCCTTTTGTACAAAATCCGCATAATCATGTACTTGACCGTGTTTGCCCGGATATTGCAGCAAAGCACCATAAAATCCTTCGGAAAAATCAAATTCTTCATGGTTGCCTATTATCAATTCAATTCCAAGTGGAGTGGATCGTGTTTGAAGCAAACTTAAGGTTTGGGGCATCACTTCTTCGGAAACAAAGAATTTAAGTGCACCATCTTTCTTTTGTTGTCTTGAACGAACATCGAACAGCATGGTCATTGCTTCCGCTGCAGCAGTACTTTCATCTAAAAGTGAAGCATTTGCCAATGCCATTCCTGTTAAATCGCATACCATGGTCTGAAAGTTCAACAAGGCTTCCAATCGGCCCTGGGCAATCTCAGCCTGATATGGAGTATAAGCAGTATACCATCCTGGGTTTTCCAGAATGTTTCTTTTTATAACGGATGGTGTTAAACTCTCATGATATCCCAACCCGATATAGCTTTTAAAAACCTTATTTTTTTCTGATAGCTGTTGAATATGGGAAAGGAACTCATGTTCGCTTATTCCTTCTGGGAGTTTCAGTGGTTCTTTTAGTCTAATATCATCTGGAATAGTTTCAGAAATCAGTTGCTCCATGTTTTCAACCCCAATGTTTTTGAACATGTGCTCAAGGTCTTTTTCTGAAATCCCAATGTGTCTGTGGGCAAATACTTCTGTATTCATAGCTAGTTTAATAAAGTCCACAAAATTAGGGATTAATTCAATGAAAATGGGCAATTTTGGTGACAGCGGATTCAAAGTTGTCAACTAGAAATCAACCTTTTTTACAAGCGGGCTAATTCTGTTTAATGAAATTGTTAAAAAACTTTTTTAATTTTTATTTGGACGCCAGTATTCATGTGGCACTAGCTGTGGTTTCTTTAGCAGGTGTAACGAACCAAATGTTAAACATTTCATCAAATCTTTACTTAAGCGGGTTTATTTTCTGCGGTACCATAGTGTGCTATAACTTTGTTAAATACGGAGTGGAGGCAGAGAAATATTTGATTGTATCGAATGTGTATCAAAAAAATATCCAGATTCTAAGTTTTTTAAGTTTTCTATTGGCTTTCTATTTCTTGTTGCATTTAAAAAAAGAAATATGGATCGCAACTACTGTTTTAGGTTTCATTTCCACGCTCTATGCTGTACCGCTATTGCCCAACGCAAAAAATTTAAGAAGTCTTGGTGGTTTCAAAATTTATATTGTTGCCTCGGTATGGGCCGGGTTTACGGTTTTATTGCCTGCTCTGGATGCCAAACTGACCCTAACGGATGATATTTGGCTGTATTTGGTTCAAAGGTTTGTTTTAGTGCTCATACTTATTTTACCCTTTGAGATACGGGATATGGATTGGGATAATAAAAGTTTGAGAACATTGCCCCAAGTGCTAGGTGTGGCAAAAACAAAAGCGTTGGGAATTCTATTGATCTTCGGTTTTTTTGCTATGAGCTTTTTAAAGGACGATTTAACCAAAAAAGAAGTTGTATCCAGTCTTTTGGTAACCATTATTTTGATAGGAATATTTACTTTAAAAGATAAAATGAAACCTAACTATTTTGCTTCATTTTGGGTAGAGGGTATACCAGTCATTTGGTTTTGCTCAAATCTAATTTTGAACAGGATTTTCTAAAGATGTTCTTTCAGTTTTTTGCGCATTTCCTCTTTATCATTTTCTGAAAGCACATTAAGGCCCGCTTTATCGCAAAGCGAAGTCAATGCAGTATTTTTTTTGGTAAATTTTGCGCATGTCTTGCACATTAAAATATGAAGCTTCAGTTTTTGTATTTCCCAAAAACTAGCTTCTTTATATTGTGACTTATTACATATGTTCGAGGCCTGCTCGCACGAAATCTTCATAACTAAAACCAATTTTGATTCAGGCAGCCCATAAGTGCAGTACGTGCTCTATGGATCATCACCCACAAGTTGGACGGATTAATTCCCAATTCATTACAAATATCTTCGGTACTCATTCCCTGAATAGTTTTCATGCTAAAAACCAAAGACTGTTTTTTGGGTAATTTTGAAATACATTCCTGAATGGCAACACCCAGCTCTTCGTTTTCCATTGCACTGTCACCTTCCTTGCTAAAAGGGTCTGCAACCTGTTCTTCCAGCCAATCTCCTTCAGAATCTGTACTGGCATTATAATTTACACGAACTTCTGCCTTTCCTTTTTTAGAATTTATTTTTCTGTAATGGTCAATAACTTTTCTTTTTAAAATTGCGATTAACCATGTTCGTTCGGCTGCGTCACCTTTATAGTTTTTTGCCGAATTGAGTCCTGCGAAAAATGTTTCTTGAACTAAATCCTTCGCAATTTCCGCATCGCTAACTCTTGCTACTGCATAGTTGAAGAGATAATCTGCATAAAGGTCAATCCAAGTATCTGGTTTAAGTTCGTTTGCTGCCATATCTTTTAAGAAGTACCAAAAGTACTAGATTTTAATTAATGATTTCATGCTTTGTACACTGCAAACGACTTTAAAAAGTATCACAAAATGTTCATGAACTTGGAATTTGGCTTTTTGTTATGATTTTAAGGATCACAAACTGATACGTAATATGAAATCCCCAACTATTTTTAAATTATCTATTTAGTACAGGTAATCAAATAATACCCAAAACTTTTCATGTGCAAGCCAGATAGCAAAGCATAGAACGAACCCTTAAGATTATGCAAACTTTCTTTTTTTAACGTTCTGTTCCTCCAAAGTTTTTTGAACATAAAACCGACTATGGCAAAGGGAACATGAAGTACGGAAGGAGCAACTCTAAATGAGATATCTTCTACTGCTACGTTTTTAAACCCAACCTTCTTTAAATCGTTGACTACGTTTTTAATAGCTCCCAATTTTTCAAGACTCCAATGATCGCAGAGTTTGTTGTATGCCATGGAACTGCCATAACAAAGTTGTTCTGCATCTTTTTTCAGAAACGCATCGGCAATGACAAGTTTCGAATTGGGTTTTAAAATTCGATAGGCTTCAGCAAATGAAGCTTTATCATGTCCTGAATGACAGAAGCTTTCTATAGCGATGGCACCATCACAAGAGTTAGAGACCAAAGAAGTCCTATTGTAGTTTTCCTTTAAAATAACTGCGTTCAAATCCTTTAAAAGTTTATTGCCTTCATTTACCTGGAATTCGGATAAGGTAACGCCAATTGCGGAAAGGTTTTTATTCCTTTTCAATGCGTATCTCATACTGCCGCCCATCCCACAACCTAAATCTGCCAATAGGCTTTTGCTTTTACCTATATTCAATCGACCTAGAACTTGTTTGTTCATCTCATTCAGCATTTCATCCCGTTTTAATGGGTTGGTTTTAAAAAGATTGAAATACCCAAAATGCATATTGAAATCCTTGCTCCAGAATTCATAATCCTCCGTTGCTTCGTTATAGAAGTCGATAATATCCACTTCTATTTTTGGATTGTTTTCAGTAGCGTAGTATTGTTTTTCTAGGGTTAGATCTTTCATAACGGAATTTTTAACTGTTGAAATATTGTAAGCAATTGTTGACGAACAACCAGGCAAAGACCACTGCGAATAGCGTGAACAGGGTGTTCATAAAGTAACTGCCAAACTTGAATATAGGTTGTTGTGGGATGGTGTACATGGGGTAATACGCTATTTGGGTGGCAACTTTCCCTATCCAATAAGCTCCTATCAATCCAGTTAGGGCCATGGCCAATCGGGTTCCGTTTTGTAGGTCGGTGGTCAAAAGAATGGCAATACAGCCAAAAGAAAAGTTTAACCCTTGAATGTACCTCCCGTAGGTTTTTGCAATTTCCTGATTTAAGGGTTTTAGCTGTTTTACATCGTTGTACCAATCAAAAACCTTGTGCCTTATATAGGGATAGATCAGCGCGGTAAAGATTTGACCAATCCCACCTAAAATAATAAGCCAATCTGGAACATTATATTTCATGATCAGTATTTTAAAAGTTTCAGAAAATATTGAAATTAAAATTTCAAAAAAATTATTTTAATAATTTGAGCAACGTATTGCTCATCCAATTTTGTTTATGATTCACTGCCTTATCCAAAAGGTTGTCAGCAGTTTTGGCTAAATCGTGTAAAGCTTTTGTTTGTTTAACCAGCTCTTTGGTTTTTTCGGTGCCATCGTCGGTTATTGAGCTTATTTCCTCCAAAGTCTTGATTACGGGTTTTATTTCTCGTCTGCTACGTTCTTTGGCGATTACCCTAGCCAATTCCTGTACATCTTTTTCGGTGGAAAAATATTCTTTACGTTCTCCTGCCTTTAACTCTTTGGTCACAATGCCCCAATCGATTAATTGGCGAACGTTCATGCTAGTATTCCCTCTTGAAATTTGAAGTTCCTCCATAATTTCTTCAGTAGTCAATGGTTTGGTGGAAATAAAAAGTAAGGCTTGTATCTGGGCCATGGCTTTATTTATGCCCCAAAGCGTACCCAAGCTTCCCCAGGTACTTATAAACTTATCTTTTGCCTCTTGATATTCCATATAGCAAAGATAAGAATATTTTTGTGATTTCAAAAATTATTGAAAGTATAAAAATCAACTCACTTTTTGAATAAGTCCTGCTCGTTCCAATAAAGATTCTATTCTGGGCTCTGCTCCTCTAAAACGTTTGTAGAGCGTCATAGGATTTTCGGTGCCACCTTTGGAAAGAACATGTTCCTTGAACTTACTCGCTATGTTTTTGTTGAATATGCCATTTTGCTTGAAATAAGCAAATGCATCGGCATCTAAAACCTCTGCCCATTTATAGCTGTAATAGCCAGAAGAATAGCCTCCTTGAAAAATATGGGAAAAAGCTGTGCTCATACAGGTTTCAAGTGTGTCAGGGAACAAGTTGGTACCTTCAAAAGCCTTGGACTCATATTCTTTTACATTGTTAATATTCGAGGGGTCGGTTCCATGCCATGCCATATCCAAAAGGCCAAAACTTAATTGACGGAGCGTTGCCATCCCTTCCTGAAACGTTGCGGACTCCTTTATCTTTTCGACCAAATCCATGGGAATCAGTTCCCC
The nucleotide sequence above comes from Flagellimonas sp. HMM57. Encoded proteins:
- a CDS encoding 3-oxoacyl-ACP synthase III family protein, which gives rise to MKIGITGTGSYIPSVITKNEDFLDHEFLGSDGATFGDNNPVIIEKFKSITGIAERRYAQAELKTSDLGYLAAEKAIEDAGIEKESLDYIIFAHNFGDLTPGKIQGDTLPSLATRVKHLLKIKNPKCVAYDMIFGCPGWIEGVIQANAFIKSGLAKKCLVIGGETLSRVIDEYDRDSMIFSDGAGATVIEGDSTSGEILGHTSATYANEEAYYLFFDKTYASEGCSDTRYIKMHGRKIYEFACTHVPKAMATCLDESGVSVDEIKKVFIHQANEKMDEAIIKRFYRIYGKRAPKDIMPMSIHKLGNSSVATIPTLFDLVRKGELDQHEVKKGDVVIFASVGAGMNINAIVYRY
- a CDS encoding cyclopropane-fatty-acyl-phospholipid synthase family protein encodes the protein MKDLTLEKQYYATENNPKIEVDIIDFYNEATEDYEFWSKDFNMHFGYFNLFKTNPLKRDEMLNEMNKQVLGRLNIGKSKSLLADLGCGMGGSMRYALKRNKNLSAIGVTLSEFQVNEGNKLLKDLNAVILKENYNRTSLVSNSCDGAIAIESFCHSGHDKASFAEAYRILKPNSKLVIADAFLKKDAEQLCYGSSMAYNKLCDHWSLEKLGAIKNVVNDLKKVGFKNVAVEDISFRVAPSVLHVPFAIVGFMFKKLWRNRTLKKESLHNLKGSFYALLSGLHMKSFGYYLITCTK
- a CDS encoding sigma-70 family RNA polymerase sigma factor translates to MAANELKPDTWIDLYADYLFNYAVARVSDAEIAKDLVQETFFAGLNSAKNYKGDAAERTWLIAILKRKVIDHYRKINSKKGKAEVRVNYNASTDSEGDWLEEQVADPFSKEGDSAMENEELGVAIQECISKLPKKQSLVFSMKTIQGMSTEDICNELGINPSNLWVMIHRARTALMGCLNQNWF
- the gcvP gene encoding aminomethyl-transferring glycine dehydrogenase codes for the protein MNTEVFAHRHIGISEKDLEHMFKNIGVENMEQLISETIPDDIRLKEPLKLPEGISEHEFLSHIQQLSEKNKVFKSYIGLGYHESLTPSVIKRNILENPGWYTAYTPYQAEIAQGRLEALLNFQTMVCDLTGMALANASLLDESTAAAEAMTMLFDVRSRQQKKDGALKFFVSEEVMPQTLSLLQTRSTPLGIELIIGNHEEFDFSEGFYGALLQYPGKHGQVHDYADFVQKAKVNDIKVAVAADILSLVLLTPPGEWGVDVVVGTTQRFGIPLGYGGPHAAFFATKEAYKRSIPGRIIGVTKDTDGNRALRMALQTREQHIKRDKATSNICTAQVLLAVMAGMYAVYHGPDGLKFIANKVHNTTKLLSKELEALGLQQTNTAFFDTIKIKVSDSKKLKTITEENSINLNYIDAETVSISLNEAVSQNDLELLISCFAESENTEQENSSADITDAIPSSLQRKAPFLEHKVFNSYHSETELMRYIKKLERKDLALNHSMISLGSCTMKLNAASEMLPLSWANWGNIHPFVPLDQAEGYQVVLNELEKQLNIITGFAATSLQPNSGAQGEYAGLMTIRAYHESRGEGHRNICIIPASAHGTNPASAVMAGMKVVVTKTDKKGNIDVADLEEKVQSHAENLAALMVTYPSTHGVFESSIIHITNLIHQNGGQVYMDGANMNAQVGLTNPAVIGADVCHLNLHKTFAIPHGGGGPGVGPICVAEQLKPFLPTNPVIETGGDQAITAISAAPWGSALACLISYGYIKMLGTKGLTESTEIAILNANYIKEKLKGKFDVLYAGEKGRAAHEMIIDCRPFKVNGVEVTDIAKRLMDYGFHAPTVSFPVAGTMMIEPTESESLSELDRFCDAMIAIREEIDEVSTEDYNNVLKNAPHTLEMVTNDNWDYPYSRQKAAFPLTYVHENKFWPTIRRTDEAFGDRNLICTCTPIEAYAEA
- a CDS encoding GbsR/MarR family transcriptional regulator, producing the protein MEYQEAKDKFISTWGSLGTLWGINKAMAQIQALLFISTKPLTTEEIMEELQISRGNTSMNVRQLIDWGIVTKELKAGERKEYFSTEKDVQELARVIAKERSRREIKPVIKTLEEISSITDDGTEKTKELVKQTKALHDLAKTADNLLDKAVNHKQNWMSNTLLKLLK